The proteins below are encoded in one region of Mycobacterium pseudokansasii:
- a CDS encoding PPE family protein, producing MLDFGMLPPEINSARMYSGPGSGPMMAAASAWAALAAQLELFAAGYSTVLSELLDTSWSGAAAIAMASAVTPYVAWALTTAAQAEQIADQARAAAAAYEAAYAATVPPEVVAANRILLATLVATNFFGQNTPMIAATEAAYVEMWAQDAAAMYCYAASSLVATQPVPLSAPPQSTTAGGPADEMAAAAHLVATSTAEHAKLGQIVAQLLQALATAGHSGSWWTFWPTLLLTLVSDFNTLTGPANLAAALSRTVTSAGRFGTGLYRSDVQAEAKATPITRATTVRAGRLGNGAVLARVGRAATVGRLSVPQSWTAAISQPSVGDTLPEPRGTDLRAVSAGGPDSPHGISNRLPGTGPMTGNVARRTGTPVLRTGRRRFTMPRPLSGG from the coding sequence CCAGAATGTATTCCGGGCCCGGCTCGGGACCGATGATGGCGGCCGCGTCGGCATGGGCAGCGCTCGCCGCGCAACTGGAACTGTTCGCGGCCGGCTACTCCACAGTGCTGTCGGAGCTGCTGGACACCAGCTGGTCGGGCGCCGCGGCCATCGCTATGGCCAGTGCCGTCACCCCATATGTGGCGTGGGCGCTGACGACAGCGGCGCAGGCTGAACAAATCGCCGATCAGGCCCGTGCAGCGGCGGCCGCGTACGAGGCGGCTTACGCCGCAACGGTGCCGCCAGAAGTGGTCGCAGCCAACCGCATCCTGCTTGCGACGCTGGTCGCAACCAACTTCTTTGGTCAGAACACCCCGATGATCGCCGCGACCGAGGCCGCCTACGTGGAGATGTGGGCTCAAGACGCGGCAGCAATGTACTGCTATGCCGCTTCGTCGTTGGTTGCCACGCAACCGGTGCCGCTCAGCGCTCCGCCGCAGAGCACAACTGCCGGCGGACCAGCTGACGAGATGGCCGCGGCGGCGCATCTGGTTGCCACCTCGACCGCCGAACACGCCAAACTGGGCCAAATCGTGGCGCAGCTGCTGCAAGCCCTTGCAACAGCAGGGCATTCGGGGTCTTGGTGGACATTCTGGCCGACCCTGTTGCTCACGCTCGTCAGCGACTTCAATACCCTCACCGGCCCAGCGAACCTTGCTGCCGCCCTCAGCCGCACCGTCACCTCGGCGGGCCGATTCGGTACCGGGCTTTACCGCTCCGACGTCCAGGCCGAAGCCAAGGCCACTCCCATCACCCGGGCGACCACGGTGCGGGCCGGACGACTAGGAAACGGTGCGGTGCTTGCCCGGGTGGGGCGCGCTGCGACGGTGGGACGCTTGTCCGTCCCGCAGAGCTGGACGGCGGCCATCTCGCAGCCCAGCGTCGGCGATACGCTGCCGGAGCCCCGCGGAACCGATCTTCGCGCCGTTTCGGCCGGCGGCCCAGACTCACCGCACGGCATCTCCAACCGGCTGCCCGGCACGGGGCCGATGACCGGCAACGTCGCCCGACGCACCGGCACCCCGGTGTTGCGGACGGGGCGTCGCCGCTTCACGATGCCCCGTCCGCTATCCGGCGGATAG
- a CDS encoding amino acid permease, which translates to MTASAGNPAVKPPIPLSLGDIVKRVFLGKPLVTESLTSEKLSNPVALGALSPDAISSTAYGPEQILIELLPSAGLAAFALLLPLTGVILLILVLVTASYRQVVIAYTRAGGSYIVARENFGPRIAQIAAAALLIDYVVTVAVQSAAGTVAVVSAIPALGPYSLEITVGVVIVICYANLRGMREAGLPFAAATYFFVVMIALTIITGVVRQIFGDLPVYDPAQLPGTVPVHQGNGLVMGATILVVLRAFANGGSSLTGVEAISNTVDVFRKPQGRNARRVLTTMACILGFLLAGVAYLAYATHATPYRTEYPSVLSQIGRAVFGTGAIGHVFFVLVQASTAAILFTGANTSFNGFPALASFVAEDRFLPRQLTKRGYRLVFSNGIITLTALSVALLVITGGSVNALVPFYAIGVFTGFSMAGYGMTKHHLTQREPGWHYRLAINLSAGILSTVVVGIFAVAKFTEGAWLVVVVFPILVFVLMRLNREYRAEAAILEMFRTDRPEVVRYARHRVYVFVSSVDLSVLEALRYGKGLRADELIAVHFMVDAAQAAQLRKRWDHFDLDTPLRVVDCPDRRINRAAQLLVAQARDEHPNTNVTVLLPRRTFAPVLGRLLHDRTADKIARAVSLIPDAAATIVPYDVQSRIKQAYPDGIEQRVARVLDRLEVWVSRDAGSAVHAYEHPERPPTVITVAGLIPGQRATIEGRVSQVEDISKRGRTQRWILVGDESGDIRIAFRDGRGGADIQPGQLVRITGKARQSGNRPVWMLDPGYHVLEEPPKYPDAGDAGAVQHVGRR; encoded by the coding sequence GTGACCGCTTCGGCTGGTAATCCGGCTGTCAAGCCGCCCATCCCGTTGTCGCTCGGCGACATCGTCAAGCGGGTGTTTCTGGGCAAACCGCTCGTCACCGAAAGCCTGACATCCGAGAAGCTGTCGAATCCGGTTGCGCTGGGTGCACTTTCACCGGACGCCATCTCGTCGACGGCCTATGGTCCAGAGCAGATCCTGATCGAGCTGCTGCCGAGCGCCGGACTGGCGGCCTTCGCGTTGCTGCTGCCCCTCACAGGCGTCATCCTGCTGATCCTGGTGCTGGTCACGGCTTCGTACCGGCAGGTCGTGATCGCCTACACCCGAGCCGGCGGTTCCTACATCGTGGCGCGGGAGAACTTCGGGCCGCGCATTGCGCAGATCGCGGCTGCGGCACTGCTCATCGACTACGTGGTCACCGTCGCGGTGCAGTCGGCGGCCGGGACCGTCGCGGTGGTGTCAGCCATACCGGCGCTGGGTCCCTACAGCCTGGAAATCACGGTGGGTGTGGTGATCGTCATCTGCTATGCGAACTTGCGGGGCATGCGCGAAGCCGGACTACCGTTTGCGGCGGCGACGTACTTCTTCGTCGTCATGATCGCCTTGACCATTATCACCGGTGTCGTCCGCCAAATATTCGGTGACTTACCGGTATACGATCCTGCGCAACTGCCCGGGACGGTGCCCGTCCACCAGGGGAACGGGCTGGTGATGGGTGCAACCATCCTGGTGGTGTTGCGCGCATTCGCCAACGGCGGTTCGTCGCTGACGGGCGTGGAGGCGATCTCCAATACGGTCGACGTGTTCCGGAAACCGCAGGGCCGCAATGCGCGTCGAGTTCTCACCACGATGGCCTGCATTCTTGGTTTCTTGTTGGCCGGTGTCGCCTATCTTGCCTACGCCACCCATGCCACCCCGTACCGCACCGAATACCCGTCGGTGCTTTCCCAAATCGGCCGAGCCGTATTCGGCACCGGGGCGATCGGACACGTCTTCTTCGTCCTGGTCCAGGCCTCAACCGCGGCAATCCTTTTCACCGGTGCCAACACGAGCTTCAACGGGTTTCCGGCACTGGCCAGTTTCGTCGCCGAAGACCGGTTCCTGCCCCGGCAGCTGACCAAACGTGGTTACCGCCTGGTGTTTTCGAACGGCATCATCACCCTGACGGCGCTATCGGTAGCGCTGCTGGTGATCACCGGTGGGTCGGTCAACGCGTTGGTCCCGTTCTACGCGATCGGAGTGTTCACCGGGTTCTCGATGGCCGGCTACGGGATGACCAAACACCATCTGACCCAACGCGAACCCGGATGGCATTACCGGTTGGCGATCAACCTGTCGGCGGGAATCTTGTCGACGGTCGTGGTGGGCATCTTCGCGGTGGCGAAGTTCACCGAGGGTGCCTGGCTGGTTGTCGTCGTGTTTCCGATACTGGTGTTCGTCCTGATGCGGCTCAACCGCGAGTATCGGGCCGAGGCGGCCATTCTCGAGATGTTCCGGACCGACCGTCCCGAGGTGGTGAGGTATGCCCGGCATCGGGTGTATGTCTTCGTGAGTTCGGTCGATCTCTCGGTGCTCGAGGCGTTGCGGTACGGGAAAGGGCTTCGCGCCGACGAACTGATCGCGGTGCATTTCATGGTCGACGCGGCCCAGGCCGCGCAGTTGCGCAAACGCTGGGACCACTTCGACCTCGACACCCCGTTGCGGGTGGTGGACTGTCCGGATCGGCGCATCAACCGCGCGGCACAGCTGCTGGTTGCCCAAGCGCGTGATGAGCATCCGAACACCAACGTGACGGTGTTGTTGCCGCGTCGAACGTTCGCGCCGGTGCTGGGGCGGCTGCTGCACGACCGCACCGCGGACAAGATCGCGCGGGCTGTCAGCCTGATTCCGGACGCCGCGGCCACGATCGTGCCCTACGACGTCCAGTCCCGGATCAAGCAGGCCTACCCCGACGGCATCGAGCAACGGGTGGCGCGGGTGCTGGACAGGCTCGAAGTGTGGGTCTCCCGGGACGCCGGGTCGGCTGTCCACGCCTACGAGCATCCCGAACGGCCGCCGACGGTGATCACCGTGGCGGGGCTGATTCCCGGCCAGCGCGCGACCATCGAAGGGCGGGTCAGTCAGGTCGAGGACATCAGCAAACGTGGGCGAACGCAGCGATGGATCCTGGTGGGCGACGAGAGCGGGGACATCCGGATCGCGTTTCGCGATGGGCGCGGCGGCGCCGACATCCAGCCAGGCCAGCTGGTGCGGATCACCGGCAAGGCCCGCCAGAGCGGCAACCGGCCCGTGTGGATGCTCGACCCCGGCTACCACGTGCTGGAGGAGCCACCGAAGTACCCGGATGCCGGAGACGCCGGAGCAGTGCAACACGTCGGCAGACGATAA
- a CDS encoding DEAD/DEAH box helicase family protein, whose protein sequence is MEPGRDLHSRGFAGEWRRYQQQALDAFDADVATGDNRSYLVLPPGAGKTMIGLEAARRVGRRTLVLVPNTAVQAQWAAAWNTRFPPLDPSAPACGTDRALTSAMNVLTYQSLAVIDGETDATARRAILRTRDRQALLGLLHPNGRALIERAASLGPWTLVLDECHHLLATWGALVGALVSVLGPRTALIGLTATPATALTEWQRALHDELFGTADFVVPTPALVKEGDLAPYQELVYLTGPTPEEQAWMATERARFADLMLALVDQQVGSMSLAAWLRTRIVDRSTRDGNQIAWSTFERAEPALAASGLRFVHDGLIPLPDGARLREQHRVAPDAHDWVTVLTDFAAGHLLDSDDPRDAQALTAIKRVLPGLGYRLTSRGVRVATSPVDRVCALSESKVAATTHILDAEDTVLGARLRALVLCDFESMTGTLPTSLKGAPVNDLSGSAQLVTAMLAASDKRRASPLHPLLVTGQTFACPAAIEDDLTAFCASRGAVVSTEPLRTHPGLRLVRGNGNFGPRTWVALATEYFMTGRARVLVGTRALLGEGWDCAAVNVTVDLTSATTPGAITQMRGRALRRDPADAGKVADNWSVCCVSADHPRGDADYLRLVRKHDAYFAASPQGLIESGVTHCDPRLSPYGPPAADAGITARALQRVAERGQARASWRIGEPYQGTDVATIRIRSQRSPGIAAPGIPASALAPPVPGRRSPLRTARAAIAGVSLAGAASGAAVASTSLGPLAAAATAGGVIATSVGLLAAAAGAQSRRLSHAPNALEQLAAAVADALRAAGGADRGSEGLRVTADPDGWIRCELGGVPIEQSQRFTAALDELLAPLTEPRYLIGRKILTPPTGRVARGLFAARAVVGLPLPGAIAWHSVPQWFARRKDRLGCLLQSWRQHIGPPRHLRADSPEGQAILELFRGDNPLALTTQLRTTWR, encoded by the coding sequence GTGGAGCCTGGCCGTGACCTACACTCCCGCGGCTTCGCCGGCGAATGGCGACGGTATCAGCAGCAAGCATTGGACGCGTTCGATGCCGATGTCGCCACGGGCGACAACCGGTCGTATCTGGTGCTGCCGCCGGGTGCCGGAAAGACGATGATCGGACTGGAAGCCGCGCGCCGGGTGGGACGGCGCACCTTGGTTCTGGTTCCCAACACGGCGGTCCAGGCACAGTGGGCCGCGGCGTGGAATACCAGATTTCCGCCACTGGATCCGTCGGCGCCGGCCTGCGGAACCGACCGTGCCCTGACCTCGGCGATGAACGTGCTGACCTATCAGTCGCTGGCGGTCATCGACGGCGAAACGGATGCCACGGCGCGGCGGGCGATCCTGCGCACCCGGGACCGCCAAGCCTTGCTGGGCCTGCTGCACCCGAACGGCAGGGCATTGATCGAGCGGGCCGCATCGTTGGGACCGTGGACGCTGGTGCTCGACGAGTGTCATCACCTGCTGGCGACGTGGGGGGCGCTGGTCGGGGCGTTGGTGTCGGTGCTGGGCCCCCGGACGGCGCTGATCGGGCTGACCGCGACCCCGGCGACAGCGCTGACCGAGTGGCAGCGGGCCCTGCACGACGAGCTGTTCGGCACGGCCGACTTCGTGGTCCCCACACCTGCCCTGGTCAAAGAAGGCGACCTGGCCCCGTATCAAGAGCTGGTCTACCTGACCGGGCCAACCCCGGAGGAGCAGGCCTGGATGGCGACCGAACGCGCTCGCTTCGCCGACCTGATGCTGGCGCTCGTCGACCAACAAGTGGGCAGTATGTCGCTGGCCGCCTGGCTACGGACCCGGATCGTGGACCGGTCGACACGCGACGGCAACCAGATCGCGTGGTCGACCTTCGAGCGCGCCGAACCCGCCCTGGCCGCAAGCGGACTGCGCTTCGTCCATGACGGCCTCATTCCGCTGCCCGACGGCGCCCGCCTGCGCGAGCAGCACCGGGTCGCACCCGACGCCCACGACTGGGTCACCGTGCTGACCGACTTCGCCGCCGGCCACCTGCTCGACAGCGACGATCCGCGGGATGCGCAGGCGCTGACCGCGATCAAACGGGTACTGCCCGGCCTCGGTTACCGGCTCACCAGTCGCGGAGTGCGCGTCGCCACCTCACCGGTGGACCGGGTGTGCGCGCTGTCGGAGTCCAAGGTCGCGGCGACGACCCACATCCTCGATGCCGAGGACACCGTGCTGGGAGCGCGGTTGCGAGCCCTGGTGCTGTGCGACTTCGAGTCCATGACCGGCACGCTTCCCACCTCGCTGAAGGGAGCGCCCGTCAACGACCTGTCGGGGTCGGCCCAGCTGGTCACCGCCATGCTCGCCGCCTCCGACAAGCGGCGCGCCAGCCCACTGCACCCCCTGCTCGTGACGGGTCAAACCTTCGCCTGTCCCGCCGCGATCGAAGACGACCTGACGGCCTTCTGCGCAAGCCGGGGCGCGGTGGTCAGCACCGAGCCGCTGCGGACCCACCCCGGGTTGCGGCTTGTGCGCGGCAACGGCAACTTCGGCCCCCGCACCTGGGTCGCGCTGGCCACGGAATACTTCATGACCGGACGGGCCCGCGTGCTCGTCGGCACCCGCGCGCTGCTGGGCGAGGGGTGGGACTGCGCCGCGGTCAACGTCACCGTCGACCTGACCAGTGCGACGACCCCGGGAGCGATCACCCAGATGCGCGGCCGGGCACTCCGCAGAGATCCCGCCGACGCCGGCAAGGTGGCCGACAACTGGTCGGTGTGCTGCGTCAGTGCCGATCACCCGCGCGGCGACGCCGACTACCTGCGGCTGGTGCGCAAACACGACGCCTACTTCGCGGCGAGTCCGCAAGGGCTCATCGAGTCGGGGGTGACGCATTGCGATCCCCGCCTGTCGCCCTATGGCCCGCCGGCGGCCGATGCCGGCATTACCGCCCGGGCACTGCAGCGCGTCGCCGAACGCGGCCAGGCCCGGGCGTCGTGGCGGATCGGTGAGCCCTATCAGGGAACCGATGTGGCAACCATCCGTATCCGCTCCCAGCGCTCCCCGGGAATCGCCGCACCCGGGATACCCGCGTCGGCATTGGCACCGCCGGTGCCGGGGCGGCGCAGTCCGCTCCGCACGGCACGGGCCGCCATCGCCGGCGTGTCCCTGGCCGGTGCGGCCAGCGGCGCCGCAGTCGCCAGCACCAGCCTTGGCCCGCTCGCCGCAGCTGCCACGGCCGGTGGCGTCATCGCGACCAGCGTAGGGCTACTGGCGGCTGCCGCCGGAGCCCAAAGCCGTCGCCTGTCCCACGCACCCAACGCTCTCGAGCAGTTGGCCGCCGCCGTCGCGGATGCGCTGCGGGCCGCCGGCGGTGCCGACCGCGGATCCGAGGGGCTGCGAGTCACCGCTGATCCCGACGGCTGGATCCGCTGCGAACTCGGCGGCGTGCCCATCGAGCAGTCGCAGCGGTTCACCGCTGCCCTCGACGAGCTACTGGCCCCGCTGACCGAACCGCGCTACCTCATCGGGCGCAAGATCCTCACCCCGCCCACCGGGCGCGTTGCCCGGGGCCTGTTCGCGGCGCGCGCCGTCGTCGGCCTGCCCCTGCCCGGCGCCATCGCCTGGCACAGCGTGCCGCAGTGGTTCGCCCGTCGCAAGGACCGGCTGGGCTGCCTGCTGCAGTCGTGGCGACAACACATCGGTCCGCCGCGACACCTGCGGGCCGACTCCCCCGAGGGCCAAGCCATTCTCGAGCTGTTCCGCGGCGACAACCCGCTCGCGCTCACCACCCAGCTCCGCACGACCTGGCGCTGA
- the dapC gene encoding succinyldiaminopimelate transaminase, whose amino-acid sequence MSASLPDFPWDTLADAKARAAAHPDGIVDLSVGTPVDPVAPLIREALAAASSAPGYPATAGTARLRGAAVSALARRYGITGLAESAVLPVIGSKELIAWLPTLLGLGPRDVVVVPELAYPTYDVGARLARSQVLRADSLTQLGPQTPALLYLNSPSNPTGRVLGVDHLRKVVGWARDRGVLVASDECYLGLAWDVAPPGPRSVLHPEVCDGDHTGLLAVHSLSKTSSLAGYRAGLVAGDATLVAELLAVRKHAGMMVPTPVQAAMVAALDDDVHEQQQRHRYAQRRAALLPALRSAGFAVDHSEAGLYLWATRGEPCHDTVAWLAERGILVAPGDFYGPRGAQHVRVALTATDERIAAAVTRLS is encoded by the coding sequence GTGTCGGCGTCCCTGCCGGATTTTCCGTGGGACACGCTGGCCGATGCGAAGGCGCGGGCCGCCGCCCACCCGGACGGCATCGTCGACCTGTCGGTCGGTACCCCGGTGGACCCGGTCGCGCCGCTGATCCGGGAAGCGTTGGCGGCCGCTAGTTCCGCGCCCGGCTACCCCGCCACCGCGGGGACCGCGCGGTTGCGTGGGGCCGCGGTTTCGGCGCTGGCCCGCCGCTACGGCATCACCGGGCTGGCCGAGTCGGCGGTGTTGCCGGTGATCGGCAGCAAAGAGCTCATCGCCTGGTTGCCGACGCTGCTGGGTCTGGGTCCGCGCGACGTGGTGGTGGTGCCCGAGCTGGCGTACCCGACCTACGACGTCGGCGCCCGGCTGGCCCGCTCGCAGGTGCTGCGAGCGGACTCGCTGACCCAGCTGGGCCCGCAAACCCCGGCGCTGCTGTATCTGAACTCGCCGAGCAACCCCACCGGAAGGGTTCTCGGAGTCGATCATCTGCGCAAGGTCGTCGGGTGGGCCCGTGATAGAGGCGTGCTGGTGGCTTCCGACGAGTGCTATCTCGGTCTGGCCTGGGACGTCGCCCCTCCGGGACCGCGGTCGGTGCTGCATCCCGAGGTGTGCGACGGCGACCATACCGGGTTGCTGGCGGTGCATTCGCTGTCGAAGACCTCGTCGCTCGCCGGCTACCGGGCCGGTCTGGTCGCCGGGGATGCGACGTTAGTCGCCGAATTGCTGGCGGTGCGCAAACACGCCGGGATGATGGTGCCCACACCCGTGCAGGCAGCCATGGTGGCCGCCCTGGACGACGACGTTCACGAACAGCAGCAGCGGCACCGGTATGCGCAACGCCGGGCCGCGCTGTTGCCGGCCCTGCGGTCGGCGGGTTTCGCGGTCGACCACTCCGAGGCCGGCCTGTACCTGTGGGCCACCCGCGGCGAGCCGTGCCACGACACGGTCGCCTGGCTGGCCGAGCGCGGCATCCTGGTGGCGCCCGGTGATTTCTACGGACCGCGCGGCGCGCAGCATGTGCGGGTCGCGCTGACCGCCACCGACGAGCGCATCGCCGCGGCGGTTACGCGGCTCAGCTGA
- the fdxA gene encoding ferredoxin — MTYVIAEPCVDIKDKACIEECPVDCIYEGARMLYIHPDECVDCGACEPVCPVEAIYYEDDVPDQWSQYTQINADFFDELGSPGGAAKVGMTENDPQVVKDLPPQGEED, encoded by the coding sequence GTGACATACGTGATCGCCGAGCCTTGCGTCGACATCAAGGACAAGGCATGCATCGAGGAGTGCCCGGTCGACTGCATCTACGAGGGTGCCCGGATGCTCTACATCCACCCCGACGAATGTGTCGACTGTGGCGCGTGTGAACCGGTCTGCCCGGTTGAAGCGATCTACTACGAAGACGACGTGCCCGATCAGTGGAGTCAGTACACGCAGATCAACGCCGACTTCTTCGACGAGCTCGGTTCGCCCGGCGGCGCGGCCAAGGTCGGGATGACCGAGAATGACCCGCAAGTGGTCAAGGATCTGCCGCCGCAGGGCGAAGAAGACTGA
- a CDS encoding NADPH-dependent 2,4-dienoyl-CoA reductase: MTSQYPNLLSPLDLGFTVLRNRVVMGSMHTGLEDRAGSTDRLAEYFAERARGGVGLIITGGYAPNRTGWLLPFASELVSAAQARRHRRITSGVHDAGAKILLQILHAGRYAYHPLSVSASSIKAPINPFRPRALSARGVESTIADFVRCAQLAREAGYDGVEIMGSEGYLLNQFLAPRTNKRTDSWGGTPANRRRFPVEIVRRTRAAVGADFIICYRMSLADYVEDGQSWDEILALATEVEAAGATLINSGFGWHEARVPTIVTSVPNSAFVDISSAIAEQVSIPVAASNRINMPQAAEHILAETPVRLISMARPLLSDPAWVAKAESGRAAEINTCIACNQACLDHAFAKKAVSCLLNPRAGHETTLVLSPARRARSVAVVGAGPAGLAAAVNAAARGHRVTLFEANDFIGGQFDLARRIPGKEEFGETIRYFSTMLDKHGVAVRLGTRATADLLTGYEVVVLATGVEPRIPAIPGIDHPRVLTYAEAITGAKPVGKSVAVIGAGGIGFDVTELLVTDHSPTLNLKLWKEEWGVANPPEARGALTTPRPAPPAREVYLLQRTKGPQGRRLGKTSGWVHRASVRAKGVHQLSGVNYERIGDDGLHISLGAHRQQPRVLAVDTVVVCAGQEPVRDLEGALRRGGVDPHIIGGAAVAAELDAKRAIKQGTEVAARL; this comes from the coding sequence TTGACGAGCCAGTACCCGAACCTGTTGTCGCCGTTAGACCTCGGTTTCACCGTGCTGCGCAACCGGGTGGTCATGGGTTCGATGCACACCGGGCTGGAAGACCGGGCCGGCAGTACCGACCGGCTCGCCGAGTACTTCGCCGAACGCGCCCGCGGCGGCGTCGGACTGATCATCACCGGCGGCTACGCACCCAACCGCACAGGCTGGCTGCTGCCGTTCGCCTCGGAGCTGGTCTCGGCGGCGCAAGCCCGCAGGCACCGCCGGATCACCAGCGGCGTTCATGATGCGGGCGCCAAGATCCTGTTGCAGATCCTGCACGCCGGACGCTATGCCTACCACCCGCTGTCGGTCAGCGCGTCGTCGATCAAGGCTCCCATCAACCCGTTTCGGCCCCGGGCCTTGTCGGCGCGCGGTGTCGAGTCCACGATCGCGGATTTCGTGCGGTGCGCTCAGCTGGCGCGCGAGGCCGGCTACGACGGTGTCGAAATCATGGGCAGCGAAGGGTATCTCCTCAACCAGTTCCTGGCACCACGCACCAACAAGCGCACCGATTCCTGGGGCGGCACACCGGCCAACCGCCGCCGGTTCCCGGTGGAGATCGTGCGTCGCACCCGCGCGGCGGTCGGCGCCGACTTCATCATCTGTTATCGGATGTCGCTGGCCGACTACGTCGAGGATGGCCAGAGCTGGGACGAAATCCTTGCGCTGGCAACCGAAGTGGAAGCTGCCGGCGCGACCCTGATCAACTCCGGTTTCGGCTGGCACGAGGCGCGGGTCCCGACGATCGTCACCTCGGTGCCCAACAGCGCGTTCGTCGACATCAGCAGCGCCATCGCCGAACAGGTCAGCATCCCGGTGGCGGCCTCCAACCGGATCAACATGCCCCAGGCCGCCGAACACATTCTGGCCGAGACCCCGGTGCGGTTGATTTCGATGGCCCGGCCGCTGTTGAGCGACCCGGCATGGGTGGCTAAGGCGGAGTCGGGCCGAGCCGCGGAGATCAACACCTGCATCGCCTGCAACCAGGCCTGCCTGGACCACGCATTCGCCAAGAAAGCGGTGTCGTGCCTGCTGAATCCACGGGCGGGACACGAGACGACGTTGGTGTTGTCGCCGGCGCGGCGCGCTCGGTCGGTCGCCGTGGTGGGCGCCGGTCCGGCCGGTTTGGCGGCGGCGGTCAACGCCGCTGCGCGGGGCCACCGGGTCACGCTGTTCGAGGCCAACGACTTCATCGGCGGACAGTTCGACCTGGCCCGGCGCATCCCGGGCAAAGAAGAATTCGGCGAAACGATCCGCTACTTCTCGACGATGCTCGACAAGCACGGCGTCGCGGTCCGGTTGGGCACCCGGGCGACCGCCGACCTGCTGACGGGCTACGAGGTCGTCGTCCTGGCCACCGGTGTGGAGCCGCGCATTCCGGCCATTCCGGGGATCGACCACCCGCGGGTGCTGACCTATGCCGAGGCGATCACCGGCGCCAAGCCGGTCGGGAAGTCCGTGGCGGTGATCGGCGCCGGGGGCATCGGATTCGACGTCACCGAACTCCTGGTCACCGACCATTCACCGACCCTGAACCTCAAGCTCTGGAAAGAGGAGTGGGGCGTCGCGAACCCGCCGGAAGCCCGGGGAGCGCTGACCACGCCGCGACCTGCCCCGCCGGCGCGCGAGGTTTACCTGCTGCAGCGCACCAAGGGTCCGCAGGGCAGGCGACTCGGCAAGACCAGCGGATGGGTACACCGGGCATCGGTGCGGGCCAAAGGCGTCCACCAGCTGTCCGGGGTGAACTACGAGCGGATCGGCGACGACGGCCTGCACATCAGCTTGGGCGCGCACCGGCAGCAGCCCCGGGTACTGGCAGTGGACACCGTGGTGGTCTGCGCCGGCCAGGAGCCAGTCCGGGATCTGGAGGGCGCGCTGCGACGCGGCGGTGTCGACCCGCACATCATCGGCGGTGCGGCGGTTGCCGCGGAGCTGGACGCCAAGCGCGCCATCAAGCAGGGCACCGAAGTCGCTGCCCGGCTGTGA
- a CDS encoding hemophore-related protein, with product MRLSLKGLTVAAGALALSLSAGAGVASADPLDAVINTTCNYGQVMAALNATDPGAAAQFNASPLAQGWLHSFLAAAPPRRAQMAAQVQAMPGAAQYVGLVESVAASCNNY from the coding sequence ATGAGGCTGTCGTTGAAGGGACTGACTGTCGCTGCCGGCGCGTTGGCATTGTCGCTGAGCGCCGGGGCCGGAGTCGCGTCCGCAGATCCGCTGGATGCGGTCATCAACACCACGTGTAACTACGGCCAGGTGATGGCGGCGCTGAATGCGACCGATCCCGGAGCCGCGGCGCAGTTCAACGCGTCGCCGCTCGCGCAGGGCTGGCTGCATTCGTTCCTGGCCGCGGCGCCGCCGCGACGCGCGCAGATGGCCGCGCAGGTGCAGGCCATGCCGGGAGCTGCACAGTACGTCGGGCTGGTCGAGTCGGTCGCGGCGTCCTGCAACAACTACTGA